A single Vespula vulgaris chromosome 3, iyVesVulg1.1, whole genome shotgun sequence DNA region contains:
- the LOC127062866 gene encoding alpha-tocopherol transfer protein-like isoform X2, with protein MALEENAMLTVMDKLPSIKLGEFTLEFELGPLSPELQEIARKELRETPELQKESMERFKELLRAETDLKCPLDNDAWLIRFLRPCKYYPESAVKLVKNYYNFKVKHAAIYEGLKPTNEKNIFEQNILTVLPNRDQHGRRLLIVQLGKKWKHNKCSLDEIYKGCVLYLEAAMLEPTTQVAGAVVIFDMDGLSLQQTWQFTPPFAKRLVDLLQDAMPLRIKNLHIINQPYIFNMVFALFKPFLREKLKGRIIFHGTDRKSLHQYIQPKCLPDCYGGTLQLPLISGLQWLELLMLCDKEYEAINSYGYNK; from the exons ATGGCTCTAGaagaaa ACGCGATGCTTACGGTTATGGATAAATTGCCGTCCATTAAGCTCGGCGAATTCACTTTAGAATTCGAGCTTGGACCACTGAGCCCAGAATTACAAGAAATAGCTAGAAAAGAACTTAGAGAAACTCCGGAACTTCAGAAGGAATCCATGGAAAGatttaaagaattattgaGAG ccGAAACTGATTTAAAGTGTCCCTTGGATAACGATGCCTGGCTCATCAGATTTCTTAGGCCTTGTAAATATTACCCTGAGTCTGCTGTAAAACTagtgaaaaattattacaatttcaaGGTTAAACATGCAGCCATTTACGAAGGATTAAAGCCAACcaatgagaaaaatatcttcgaacAAAACATTCTGACAGTTTTACCGAATCGAGATCAACACGGTAGACGATTATTAATTGTTCAACTTggaaagaaatggaaacaCAACAAATGCAGTCTCGATGAGATCTACAAGGGTTGTGTGCTCTATCTGGAAGCTGCTATGTTAGAACCGACCACACAAGTTGCTGGTGCCGTCGTTATCTTCGATATGGACGGTCTCTCTCTTCAACAAACGTGGCAATTTACTCCACCGTTTGCGAAAAGATTGGTCGATTTACTCCAAGACGCCATGcctttaagaataaaaaatcttcACATTATTAATCAGCCATACATTTTCAATATGGTCTTTGCTCTCTTTAAACCATTTCTCAGGGAAAAATTGAAAGGCAGA ATAATCTTTCATGGTACTGATCGTAAATCTTTACATCAGTATATTCAACCAAAATGTTTGCCTGATTGTTATGGTGGTACTCTACAGCTTCCCTTAATTTCGGGACTTCAATGGTTAGAACTTTTGATGCTGTGTGACAAAGAATACGAAG CTATAAATTCGTATGGATACAACAAGTAG
- the LOC127062866 gene encoding alpha-tocopherol transfer protein-like isoform X1 translates to MMIKNIEQDAMLTVMDKLPSIKLGEFTLEFELGPLSPELQEIARKELRETPELQKESMERFKELLRAETDLKCPLDNDAWLIRFLRPCKYYPESAVKLVKNYYNFKVKHAAIYEGLKPTNEKNIFEQNILTVLPNRDQHGRRLLIVQLGKKWKHNKCSLDEIYKGCVLYLEAAMLEPTTQVAGAVVIFDMDGLSLQQTWQFTPPFAKRLVDLLQDAMPLRIKNLHIINQPYIFNMVFALFKPFLREKLKGRIIFHGTDRKSLHQYIQPKCLPDCYGGTLQLPLISGLQWLELLMLCDKEYEAINSYGYNK, encoded by the exons ATGATGATAAAGAACATCGAACAAg ACGCGATGCTTACGGTTATGGATAAATTGCCGTCCATTAAGCTCGGCGAATTCACTTTAGAATTCGAGCTTGGACCACTGAGCCCAGAATTACAAGAAATAGCTAGAAAAGAACTTAGAGAAACTCCGGAACTTCAGAAGGAATCCATGGAAAGatttaaagaattattgaGAG ccGAAACTGATTTAAAGTGTCCCTTGGATAACGATGCCTGGCTCATCAGATTTCTTAGGCCTTGTAAATATTACCCTGAGTCTGCTGTAAAACTagtgaaaaattattacaatttcaaGGTTAAACATGCAGCCATTTACGAAGGATTAAAGCCAACcaatgagaaaaatatcttcgaacAAAACATTCTGACAGTTTTACCGAATCGAGATCAACACGGTAGACGATTATTAATTGTTCAACTTggaaagaaatggaaacaCAACAAATGCAGTCTCGATGAGATCTACAAGGGTTGTGTGCTCTATCTGGAAGCTGCTATGTTAGAACCGACCACACAAGTTGCTGGTGCCGTCGTTATCTTCGATATGGACGGTCTCTCTCTTCAACAAACGTGGCAATTTACTCCACCGTTTGCGAAAAGATTGGTCGATTTACTCCAAGACGCCATGcctttaagaataaaaaatcttcACATTATTAATCAGCCATACATTTTCAATATGGTCTTTGCTCTCTTTAAACCATTTCTCAGGGAAAAATTGAAAGGCAGA ATAATCTTTCATGGTACTGATCGTAAATCTTTACATCAGTATATTCAACCAAAATGTTTGCCTGATTGTTATGGTGGTACTCTACAGCTTCCCTTAATTTCGGGACTTCAATGGTTAGAACTTTTGATGCTGTGTGACAAAGAATACGAAG CTATAAATTCGTATGGATACAACAAGTAG
- the LOC127062866 gene encoding alpha-tocopherol transfer protein-like isoform X3, with product MLTVMDKLPSIKLGEFTLEFELGPLSPELQEIARKELRETPELQKESMERFKELLRAETDLKCPLDNDAWLIRFLRPCKYYPESAVKLVKNYYNFKVKHAAIYEGLKPTNEKNIFEQNILTVLPNRDQHGRRLLIVQLGKKWKHNKCSLDEIYKGCVLYLEAAMLEPTTQVAGAVVIFDMDGLSLQQTWQFTPPFAKRLVDLLQDAMPLRIKNLHIINQPYIFNMVFALFKPFLREKLKGRIIFHGTDRKSLHQYIQPKCLPDCYGGTLQLPLISGLQWLELLMLCDKEYEAINSYGYNK from the exons ATGCTTACGGTTATGGATAAATTGCCGTCCATTAAGCTCGGCGAATTCACTTTAGAATTCGAGCTTGGACCACTGAGCCCAGAATTACAAGAAATAGCTAGAAAAGAACTTAGAGAAACTCCGGAACTTCAGAAGGAATCCATGGAAAGatttaaagaattattgaGAG ccGAAACTGATTTAAAGTGTCCCTTGGATAACGATGCCTGGCTCATCAGATTTCTTAGGCCTTGTAAATATTACCCTGAGTCTGCTGTAAAACTagtgaaaaattattacaatttcaaGGTTAAACATGCAGCCATTTACGAAGGATTAAAGCCAACcaatgagaaaaatatcttcgaacAAAACATTCTGACAGTTTTACCGAATCGAGATCAACACGGTAGACGATTATTAATTGTTCAACTTggaaagaaatggaaacaCAACAAATGCAGTCTCGATGAGATCTACAAGGGTTGTGTGCTCTATCTGGAAGCTGCTATGTTAGAACCGACCACACAAGTTGCTGGTGCCGTCGTTATCTTCGATATGGACGGTCTCTCTCTTCAACAAACGTGGCAATTTACTCCACCGTTTGCGAAAAGATTGGTCGATTTACTCCAAGACGCCATGcctttaagaataaaaaatcttcACATTATTAATCAGCCATACATTTTCAATATGGTCTTTGCTCTCTTTAAACCATTTCTCAGGGAAAAATTGAAAGGCAGA ATAATCTTTCATGGTACTGATCGTAAATCTTTACATCAGTATATTCAACCAAAATGTTTGCCTGATTGTTATGGTGGTACTCTACAGCTTCCCTTAATTTCGGGACTTCAATGGTTAGAACTTTTGATGCTGTGTGACAAAGAATACGAAG CTATAAATTCGTATGGATACAACAAGTAG
- the LOC127062865 gene encoding alpha-tocopherol transfer protein-like, which yields MEDSTSCSTRKKDEPSKELCDELLSEAKSEFREEVLSDESSKNKFVELASIKNKLEHLPKLIVYGKELKVVTTIDDKLKEKAREELRETPEVVAEALKDIRKLLKGDSDLFIPDHDEFLTIFLRPCKWYPTSAFHLIQRYYQFHLNYPYIVENLTPMDLKKCFCSDLLIPLPTECIDGSRLLIIHGGGRWKPKEHSIYELFRCLVILVEAAIKEPKTQITGIQVIIDGKNLSFSHVPHITPKFAAMLVDWIQRCLPCRLKNIHVINQPFITNMIFSIFKPFLAEKLHKRIHFHGTNREKLISMIGKKALPKEYGGSELSESPIGEDIWHFLCHWQEEFENSLTYGYNKKKK from the exons ATGGAAGATTCAACGTCGTGttcaacgagaaaaaaagatgagccAAGCAAAGAACTTTGTGACGAACTTCTTTCCGAGGCTAAAAGTGAATTTCGCGAGGAAGTTTTATCGGATGAATCAAGTAAAAATAAGTTTGTGGAACTAgcgtcgataaaaaataaactagaGCATTTGCCGAAGTTAATTGTGTATGGAAAAGAACTGAAAGTCGTAACAACCATCGATGATAAACTTAAAGAAAAGGCTCGGGAGGAACTTCGTGAGACGCCGGAAGTGGTTGCTGAAGCCCTAAAAGATATCAGGAAATTATTGAAAG GAGATAGCGACTTATTCATACCGGATCATGACGAATTCTTAACGATATTCTTACGACCATGCAAGTGGTATCCAACTAGTGCGTTTCACTTG ATTCAAAGATATTATCAATTCCATTTAAATTACCCGTACATAGTGGAGAACCTAACACCaatggatttaaaaaaatgtttttgttcGGATTTACTAATACCTCTTCCGACAGAATGCATTGACGGTAGTAGACTTCTGATTATACACGGTGGAGGAAGATGGAAACCAAAGGAACATAGCATCTATGAATTATTTAGATGCCTAGTAATTCTGGTGGAAGCTGCTATTAAAGAACCAAAAACGCAG atCACCGGTATACAAGTGATTATCGatggaaaaaatttatcattcaGTCACGTGCCTCATATCACACCAAAATTTGCAGCTATGTTGGTGGATTGGATTCAAAGATGTTTGCCCTGTCGTCTGAAGAACATCCATGTTATCAATCAGCCTTTCATAACCAATatgattttttctatcttcaaaCCTTTTTTAgcg GAAAAACTGCATAAAAGAATTCACTTTCACGGGACAAATAGAGAAAAGTTGATAAGTATGATAGGTAAAAAAGCGTTGCCTAAAGAGTACGGTGGTTCGGAACTGTCTGAAAGTCCTATAGGAGAAGATATCTGGCATTTCTTGTGTCATTGGCAAGAGGAATTCGaaa attctCTTACATACGGTTacaataagaagaagaagtga
- the LOC127062867 gene encoding retinaldehyde-binding protein 1 isoform X1: protein MSFELEEYPIDSETKVVAVKELRETEENVKNGINTLRKYIEEDKTLHFRTDDEFLMIFLRPCKYYPESAYELIKRIADFKQKQAALLDNLIPSDEKKSFLEHNVVNVLKTRDEKRRRVLLINVGKTWDPSKINADQLFRLLYLIHVAAMFEPETQVRGSIVIMDFDGLSMKQVMGLTPSFNMRLLTFIQDALPFRLKEVHIVKQPFLFNMVWQMFKPFVREKLKKRMFFHGTKMSSLHSHIAPSHLPKNYGGQLPEIDYTSADWYPTILQYEDRIKEWNSYGYQKNK from the exons ATGTCCTTTGAATTAGAAGAATACCCAATCGATTCGGAGACCAAAGTCGTCGCGGTAAAAGAACTCAGGGAAACCGaggaaaatgtgaaaaatgGTATCAACACTTTGAGGAAGTATATCGAag AGGACAAAACCTTACATTTTAGAACGGACGATGAATTCCTTATGATCTTTCTTCGACCATGCAAATATTATCCGGAAAGTGCTTAcgaattgataaaaagaatcgCCGATTTTAAACAGAAGCAAGCTGCACTTTTGGACAATTTAATACCTTCcgatgaaaagaaatcttttctcGAGCACAACGTCGTCAATGTTCTTAAAACTAGAGATGAAAAGAGGCGAAGAGTGTTGTTAATTAACGTCGGCAAAACTTGGGACCCTTCGAAAATTAATGCCGATCAATTATTTCGATTGCTCTATCTCATCCATGTGGCCGCCATGTTCGAACCTGAGACCCAA GTACGTGGTTCCATCGTAATAATGGATTTCGATGGGCTCTCGATGAAACAGGTGATGGGTTTGACACCATCTTTTAATATGAGACTTCTAACTTTCATTCAAGATGCATTACCGTTCCGATTGAAGGAG GTTCATATCGTAAAACAGCCGTTCCTTTTCAATATGGTTTGGCAAATGTTTAAGCCGTTCGTtcgtgaaaaattaaagaaacgtATGTTTTTCCACGGCACGAAAATGTCTTCGTTGCATAGTCATATTGCACCTAGTCATTTACCAAAAAATTATGGCGGCCAATTACCTGAAATCGATTACACCAGTGCCGATTGGTATCCGACGATTCTTCAATACGAAGATAGAATAAAAG aatGGAATTCGTATGGGTATcagaaaaataagtaa
- the LOC127062867 gene encoding retinaldehyde-binding protein 1 isoform X2, with protein MIFLRPCKYYPESAYELIKRIADFKQKQAALLDNLIPSDEKKSFLEHNVVNVLKTRDEKRRRVLLINVGKTWDPSKINADQLFRLLYLIHVAAMFEPETQVRGSIVIMDFDGLSMKQVMGLTPSFNMRLLTFIQDALPFRLKEVHIVKQPFLFNMVWQMFKPFVREKLKKRMFFHGTKMSSLHSHIAPSHLPKNYGGQLPEIDYTSADWYPTILQYEDRIKEWNSYGYQKNK; from the exons ATGATCTTTCTTCGACCATGCAAATATTATCCGGAAAGTGCTTAcgaattgataaaaagaatcgCCGATTTTAAACAGAAGCAAGCTGCACTTTTGGACAATTTAATACCTTCcgatgaaaagaaatcttttctcGAGCACAACGTCGTCAATGTTCTTAAAACTAGAGATGAAAAGAGGCGAAGAGTGTTGTTAATTAACGTCGGCAAAACTTGGGACCCTTCGAAAATTAATGCCGATCAATTATTTCGATTGCTCTATCTCATCCATGTGGCCGCCATGTTCGAACCTGAGACCCAA GTACGTGGTTCCATCGTAATAATGGATTTCGATGGGCTCTCGATGAAACAGGTGATGGGTTTGACACCATCTTTTAATATGAGACTTCTAACTTTCATTCAAGATGCATTACCGTTCCGATTGAAGGAG GTTCATATCGTAAAACAGCCGTTCCTTTTCAATATGGTTTGGCAAATGTTTAAGCCGTTCGTtcgtgaaaaattaaagaaacgtATGTTTTTCCACGGCACGAAAATGTCTTCGTTGCATAGTCATATTGCACCTAGTCATTTACCAAAAAATTATGGCGGCCAATTACCTGAAATCGATTACACCAGTGCCGATTGGTATCCGACGATTCTTCAATACGAAGATAGAATAAAAG aatGGAATTCGTATGGGTATcagaaaaataagtaa
- the LOC127062879 gene encoding transmembrane protein 18: MSDPIATDMIDGIWPFLKSIDWRDPWLALLLTFHIAVTMTALMTRNHANFQIILFLVLLLLVYFTETINEVAATNWMVFSRQQYFDSKGLFISIVFSTPILMNCMIMVASWLYQSSQLMTSLKRAQLRQQAKNRQSNGDLSNANDNTNRQKQE; the protein is encoded by the exons ATGTCAGATCCCATAGCCACGGACATGATCGACGGCATCTGGCCATTTTTAAAGAGC ATCGATTGGAGAGATCCATGGCTAGCTTTGTTATTAACTTTTCATATTGCTGTTACAATGACAGCTCTTATGACACGAAATCATGCTAATTTTCAAATCATCTTGTTCCTTGTATTAT TACTTCTCGTTTACTTCACTGAAACCATCAACGAAGTAGCTGCAACAAATTGGAT GGTTTTCTCAAGGCAACAGTACTTTGATTCTAAAGGACTATTTATATCAATAGTTTTCTCTACACCCATTTTGATGAATTGCATGATCATGGTG GCTAGTTGGCTATATCAATCCAGTCAATTGATGACAAGTCTGAAAAGAGCACAACTGAGACAGCAAGCAAAAAATCGGCAGTCCAATGGTGACCTGTCAAATGCAAATGATAATACAAATCGACAGAAACAAGAATAA